From Weissella confusa, a single genomic window includes:
- a CDS encoding competence protein CoiA, with the protein MFIAKKHGSVELVKADVAVKTTVYVCPGCEGEVQLKQGTIKTPHFSHVTLRDCQSLAEGESRDHLLGKLQLADFFENIGGTVELEVWLPDIQQRPDLVVTFNNVKIAVEFQCAPITAQRISERSRGFESLGMDVVWVLGPTYQQKKLQQATWAKFARIRGDSLQVAFWRPKNNRVEWQSWWRLDCRNRVGQKDVGDPYRQLLKLQQLATQRADISRRWQKRLYRLGRSLVGMPWICHRLNAMPGGGRATQWELSLAVLLALEKGPQTIEQLQEVLIQQAWFEFGATKQDEAVSLWLNQLLQEWQVADVITRQGDRVWLNRAPEWYPDYQHKFAVLD; encoded by the coding sequence ATGTTTATAGCAAAGAAGCATGGGTCAGTAGAACTGGTGAAAGCCGATGTGGCGGTGAAAACGACTGTTTACGTTTGTCCCGGTTGTGAGGGTGAGGTGCAACTGAAACAAGGGACGATTAAAACACCACATTTTTCACACGTAACCTTACGTGATTGCCAATCGTTGGCTGAGGGAGAATCACGCGATCATTTGTTGGGTAAATTACAATTGGCTGATTTTTTTGAAAATATTGGTGGCACGGTTGAATTGGAAGTTTGGCTACCAGATATTCAGCAACGCCCGGATTTAGTTGTGACCTTCAATAATGTAAAAATCGCGGTTGAGTTTCAATGCGCCCCAATAACGGCCCAACGAATTTCCGAACGGTCACGTGGGTTTGAGTCGTTGGGGATGGATGTCGTTTGGGTATTGGGACCAACTTATCAGCAGAAAAAGTTACAACAAGCCACCTGGGCCAAGTTTGCCCGGATTCGTGGTGACAGTTTACAGGTGGCCTTTTGGCGACCAAAAAACAATCGTGTTGAGTGGCAGTCATGGTGGCGCCTTGATTGTCGTAATCGGGTTGGTCAAAAAGATGTCGGCGATCCGTATCGCCAATTATTGAAATTGCAACAGCTAGCGACGCAACGTGCAGACATTAGTCGACGTTGGCAGAAACGATTATATCGTTTAGGACGTAGTTTAGTGGGGATGCCGTGGATTTGTCATCGTCTGAATGCAATGCCGGGTGGTGGGCGTGCAACGCAATGGGAGTTGTCATTAGCGGTTTTGTTGGCGTTAGAAAAAGGACCGCAGACTATTGAACAACTACAGGAAGTGTTGATTCAGCAGGCTTGGTTTGAATTTGGTGCCACCAAACAAGACGAGGCCGTTAGTTTATGGTTGAATCAATTGTTACAGGAATGGCAGGTGGCGGATGTGATTACACGACAGGGTGACCGGGTTTGGTTGAACCGAGCGCCAGAATGGTACCCGGATTACCAACATAAATTTGCGGTGTTAGATTAG
- a CDS encoding PTS sugar transporter subunit IIC, whose protein sequence is MNTFINEKLLPPVMKFVNTKAVTAIKNGMLYPIPFIVIGAIFLILGQFPYQPIADYLDKIGLGPIFLQANNASFGIMALFAVFGIAYSWVRDEGYEGVSAGLLAVVVDILLQPDTIKSVTNIADPDKTSTAWQVSGVIDKAWLGGKGMIVAIIVGLLVGWGYSWFMKKGFTIKLPEQVPANVAASFTALVPGAAIVTIATAVYGIFKLGFNTTLVEWIYTTIQTPLQHATDGPLGVVVVAFLPVFLWFFGVHGATIVGGIMTPLLLANNADNLALYKAGKLTLENGGHIVTQAFMDQFITVTGSGMTIGLVVFMLVRAKSVQMKTLGKLEIVPALFNINEPILFGLPLVLNPLLAVPFILTPLISGFATYFAIYFGIIPPFNGMYVPWTTPAIISGLIVGGWQGALWQALMLVMTGFTYLPFARKYDKVLLAEEQVDAEPSAEDIEKLEEATN, encoded by the coding sequence ATGAATACATTTATTAATGAAAAGTTGTTGCCGCCGGTAATGAAATTCGTTAACACGAAGGCGGTTACAGCGATTAAGAATGGTATGCTTTACCCAATTCCATTCATCGTTATTGGAGCTATTTTCTTGATCTTGGGACAATTCCCATACCAACCAATTGCGGATTACTTGGATAAGATTGGCCTAGGACCTATCTTCTTGCAAGCAAATAACGCATCATTTGGAATCATGGCTTTGTTTGCCGTATTCGGAATCGCCTACTCATGGGTTCGCGATGAAGGATACGAAGGTGTATCAGCCGGTTTGTTGGCCGTTGTTGTCGACATCTTGTTGCAACCAGACACAATCAAGTCTGTAACGAACATTGCTGACCCAGACAAGACGTCAACTGCTTGGCAAGTGTCAGGTGTTATCGACAAGGCTTGGCTTGGTGGTAAGGGAATGATCGTTGCCATCATCGTTGGTTTGCTTGTTGGTTGGGGTTACTCATGGTTCATGAAGAAGGGCTTCACAATCAAGTTGCCTGAACAAGTGCCAGCTAACGTTGCAGCATCATTTACGGCTTTGGTGCCAGGTGCTGCTATCGTAACGATTGCAACTGCTGTTTACGGAATCTTCAAGTTGGGATTCAACACGACTTTGGTAGAGTGGATTTACACGACGATCCAAACACCTTTGCAACACGCAACTGACGGACCTTTGGGTGTTGTCGTTGTTGCCTTCTTGCCAGTGTTCTTGTGGTTCTTCGGTGTCCACGGTGCAACCATCGTTGGTGGTATCATGACGCCATTGCTATTGGCTAACAACGCCGACAACTTGGCTTTGTACAAGGCTGGAAAGTTGACGTTGGAGAACGGTGGTCACATCGTTACGCAAGCCTTCATGGACCAATTTATCACGGTTACTGGTTCAGGTATGACGATTGGTTTGGTTGTGTTCATGTTGGTACGCGCCAAGTCAGTTCAAATGAAGACGTTGGGTAAGTTGGAAATCGTTCCTGCTTTGTTCAACATCAACGAGCCAATTTTGTTCGGTTTGCCATTGGTATTGAACCCATTGCTAGCCGTACCATTTATCTTGACGCCACTTATCTCAGGATTCGCTACTTACTTTGCAATTTACTTCGGTATCATCCCACCATTTAACGGAATGTATGTTCCTTGGACGACGCCAGCCATTATTTCTGGTTTGATTGTCGGTGGATGGCAAGGTGCTTTGTGGCAAGCTTTGATGCTTGTGATGACTGGATTCACTTACTTGCCATTTGCTCGTAAGTACGACAAGGTCTTGCTTGCTGAAGAGCAAGTTGATGCAGAGCCATCAGCTGAAGACATTGAAAAGTTGGAAGAAGCAACTAACTAA
- a CDS encoding 6-phospho-beta-glucosidase, producing MVKGYKMPDGFLWGAAVAAHQLEGAWDVDDKGVSIADVMLAGKHGVAREVTDEVLPDGNYPNHRGIDFYHTYPEDFKLMKELGLKAFRTSIAWTRIYPNGDDVLPSEEGLRYYDKMIDAMIENDIVPVLTLSHFEMPLHLVTEYGGFRNRQVIDFFVKFADTVIRRYGDRVKYWMTFNEINNQTSWMDPHPMLQNSGLKVYSEDEAQELMYQASHYELLASALVTKRAHEIAREKGCKLLVGDMIAMNPVYPASSKPEDILMAERAMQTRYFWGDVHANGKYPNWLKKFWAHKGFKIDITPEDEKILAENTVDYVAFSYYMSWTVSDTGDEWLEYDEEANHGDNPFLQKSDWGWQIDPVGVRWAMNWMWDRWQKPMFIVENGFGAYDKLEENGEVHDDYRIAYFQGHIESMERAVVLDGIPLIGYLPWSGIDIVSASTGEMLKRYGFIYVDLDDMGQGSGKRYRKDSFKWYQQVIASNGEDLG from the coding sequence ATGGTCAAAGGCTATAAAATGCCTGACGGGTTCCTGTGGGGAGCGGCTGTTGCGGCTCACCAACTTGAAGGTGCCTGGGACGTGGATGATAAAGGAGTCTCAATCGCGGACGTCATGCTAGCTGGTAAGCACGGTGTGGCACGTGAGGTGACGGATGAAGTATTGCCAGATGGTAACTATCCTAACCACCGTGGGATTGATTTCTATCACACTTACCCAGAAGACTTTAAGTTGATGAAGGAACTTGGTCTTAAGGCATTCCGAACTTCAATTGCTTGGACACGTATCTATCCAAATGGTGATGATGTGTTGCCTAGCGAAGAAGGATTGCGTTACTACGACAAGATGATTGATGCGATGATTGAAAATGATATCGTACCTGTCTTGACGTTGAGTCACTTTGAAATGCCGCTTCACTTGGTAACAGAGTACGGTGGTTTCCGTAACCGCCAAGTAATCGACTTCTTTGTGAAGTTTGCGGACACGGTTATTCGTCGTTACGGCGACCGTGTTAAGTACTGGATGACGTTTAACGAAATCAACAACCAAACATCATGGATGGATCCACACCCAATGTTGCAAAACTCAGGGTTGAAGGTTTACAGCGAGGATGAAGCGCAAGAGTTGATGTATCAAGCATCACACTACGAATTGTTGGCATCAGCTTTGGTAACGAAGCGTGCCCACGAAATCGCCCGTGAAAAGGGTTGCAAGTTGTTGGTTGGGGACATGATTGCCATGAACCCGGTTTATCCAGCGTCATCAAAGCCAGAAGATATTTTGATGGCTGAGCGTGCGATGCAAACCCGTTATTTCTGGGGTGATGTGCACGCCAACGGTAAGTATCCAAACTGGTTGAAGAAGTTCTGGGCGCACAAGGGCTTCAAGATTGATATTACGCCGGAAGATGAAAAGATTTTGGCAGAGAATACAGTCGACTATGTCGCATTCTCATACTACATGTCATGGACGGTTTCAGATACCGGTGACGAGTGGTTGGAATACGATGAAGAAGCAAACCACGGCGACAACCCATTCTTGCAAAAGTCAGATTGGGGCTGGCAAATCGATCCAGTTGGTGTCCGTTGGGCTATGAACTGGATGTGGGATCGTTGGCAAAAGCCAATGTTCATCGTTGAAAACGGCTTTGGTGCTTATGACAAGTTGGAAGAAAATGGCGAAGTCCATGACGACTACCGCATTGCATACTTCCAAGGTCACATCGAATCAATGGAACGTGCTGTTGTCTTAGATGGTATTCCGTTGATTGGTTACTTGCCATGGTCAGGAATTGATATCGTGTCAGCCTCAACGGGTGAAATGTTGAAGCGTTATGGCTTCATCTACGTTGATTTGGATGACATGGGTCAAGGATCAGGTAAGCGTTACCGCAAGGATTCATTCAAGTGGTATCAACAAGTGATTGCCTCAAACGGAGAGGATTTGGGGTAA
- a CDS encoding PTS lactose/cellobiose transporter subunit IIA yields MDDARMEVVMGLIMHGGNAKGQAYQAIQFAKEHKYDEAEEALKAANEELKAAHDVQTDMLTKEAQGEHTEVDLYMVHGQDHLMNAITFRDMAVELIELMKRVDALEGK; encoded by the coding sequence ATGGATGACGCACGTATGGAAGTCGTAATGGGCTTGATCATGCACGGTGGAAACGCTAAGGGACAAGCATACCAAGCAATTCAATTTGCGAAGGAGCACAAGTACGACGAAGCTGAAGAAGCTTTGAAGGCAGCTAACGAAGAATTGAAGGCTGCCCACGACGTTCAAACTGACATGTTGACTAAGGAAGCACAAGGGGAGCACACCGAAGTTGACTTGTACATGGTTCACGGACAGGACCACTTGATGAACGCAATTACGTTCCGTGACATGGCCGTTGAGTTGATTGAATTGATGAAGCGCGTCGATGCTTTGGAGGGTAAGTAA
- a CDS encoding PTS sugar transporter subunit IIB — MADKTIMLACAAGMSTSMLVKRMQDAAKAEGKDYEIFAKSTSDIDAELASDHKPDVLLLGPQVGYLKNDVKKKTDEAGIPMDVINMMDYGMMKGDKVLAAAEAMM, encoded by the coding sequence ATGGCAGACAAGACGATTATGTTGGCATGTGCGGCAGGAATGTCAACTTCAATGTTGGTTAAGCGTATGCAAGATGCAGCTAAGGCTGAAGGTAAGGACTACGAGATTTTTGCAAAGTCAACGTCAGATATTGATGCAGAGTTGGCATCAGATCACAAGCCTGACGTATTGTTGCTTGGACCTCAAGTCGGTTACTTGAAGAACGATGTTAAGAAGAAGACTGACGAAGCTGGTATTCCAATGGATGTTATCAACATGATGGACTACGGCATGATGAAGGGTGACAAGGTTTTGGCAGCAGCCGAAGCAATGATGTAA
- a CDS encoding 6-phospho-beta-glucosidase: protein MGLKLNDDFLWGGAIAAHQAEGAWNVGGKGVSIADILTAGAHGKPREITDGVIEGLNYPNHHGIYFYDTYKADLALMAEMGFKAFRTSIAWTRIFPNGDDATPNEEELQFYDDMFDEMNRLGIEPVITLNHFEMPYHLVTEYGGWSDRRLIDFFVKYAETVFTRYKDKVKYWMTHNEISNQANLTDETMGEFMIWTNSGLKFPEGTPAEEKLAAMVQAGHYELVASAKAVEIGHAINPDFVIGGMLNVAPLYPASSKPADMLAVQKARQARGWFSDVHVRGEYPAEFEAFAKRTGMRPDITEEDREALRAGTVDYLAISYYNSFVIKATSDDDAEFDNLHGYEIVPNPEVQVSDWGWAIDPQGLRYTLNELNDLYPGLPIMIVENGFGAYDEVVDGKVHDQYRIDYLKAHVAEVEKAVVMDGIPVIGYLSWGPIDIVSAGTGEMSKRYGYIYVDLDDMGEGSGERLRKDSFDWYKQVIASHGVDL, encoded by the coding sequence ATGGGACTAAAGTTGAATGATGATTTCTTGTGGGGTGGTGCGATTGCAGCACACCAAGCCGAGGGTGCTTGGAACGTCGGTGGTAAGGGTGTCTCAATTGCAGATATCTTGACTGCCGGGGCTCACGGGAAGCCACGTGAAATCACAGATGGTGTGATCGAGGGATTGAATTATCCTAACCATCACGGTATCTACTTCTATGATACTTACAAGGCGGACTTGGCTTTGATGGCCGAGATGGGCTTTAAGGCATTCCGTACTTCGATTGCTTGGACGCGTATCTTCCCAAATGGCGATGATGCAACGCCAAATGAAGAAGAATTGCAATTCTACGATGATATGTTCGATGAAATGAATCGTCTTGGAATTGAGCCAGTTATCACATTGAACCACTTTGAAATGCCATACCATTTGGTAACTGAATATGGTGGTTGGTCTGATCGTCGTTTGATTGATTTCTTCGTAAAGTACGCTGAAACAGTTTTCACTCGTTACAAGGACAAGGTGAAGTACTGGATGACGCACAACGAAATTTCAAATCAAGCTAACTTGACTGACGAAACGATGGGCGAATTCATGATCTGGACGAATTCAGGTTTGAAGTTCCCAGAGGGTACGCCAGCCGAAGAAAAGTTAGCAGCGATGGTCCAAGCTGGTCACTATGAATTGGTAGCCAGTGCTAAGGCCGTTGAAATCGGACATGCGATTAACCCTGATTTCGTCATCGGTGGCATGTTGAACGTTGCGCCATTGTACCCAGCTTCATCAAAGCCAGCTGACATGTTGGCGGTACAAAAGGCCCGTCAAGCACGTGGCTGGTTCTCAGATGTTCACGTTCGTGGTGAGTATCCAGCGGAATTTGAAGCCTTCGCAAAGCGTACTGGGATGCGCCCTGATATCACTGAAGAAGATCGCGAAGCACTTCGCGCCGGAACGGTTGATTACTTGGCAATTTCTTATTACAACTCATTCGTGATTAAGGCAACGTCAGATGATGATGCAGAATTCGATAACCTACATGGTTATGAAATCGTGCCAAATCCTGAAGTACAAGTTTCAGATTGGGGTTGGGCAATCGACCCACAAGGTTTGCGTTACACGTTGAACGAATTGAACGACTTGTACCCAGGTTTGCCAATCATGATTGTTGAAAATGGCTTTGGTGCTTACGACGAAGTAGTTGATGGTAAGGTTCATGACCAATACCGTATCGATTACTTGAAGGCGCACGTTGCTGAAGTTGAAAAGGCAGTTGTGATGGATGGTATCCCAGTAATCGGTTACCTATCATGGGGACCAATTGACATTGTGTCAGCTGGTACTGGTGAAATGAGTAAGCGTTACGGTTACATTTATGTTGACTTGGATGACATGGGCGAAGGTTCAGGCGAACGTTTGCGCAAGGATTCATTTGATTGGTATAAGCAAGTAATCGCCTCACACGGTGTGGACTTGTAA